The following are encoded together in the Thalassolituus oleivorans MIL-1 genome:
- a CDS encoding energy-coupling factor ABC transporter permease → MLSIVDSSASGWLYTIVAAIILGRVISDYSWTVFYKHRGAQHLFFGSIVVLFAFASMNAGILPGMNFHILGYTAITLMMGWRLAFVASALVEVLLVFSGSIHWHDVGINFLLSAALPILFSYYFFKIVYRRLKHNPFVYILVAGFINAALTQALHAVVLSAWFGWYEAYAWSKIWDDYCRYLPLMMFPEGVVNGMFITGMVVFHPRWLSTFDEDSYFSS, encoded by the coding sequence ATGTTATCGATTGTTGATTCTTCAGCAAGCGGTTGGCTATATACCATCGTAGCTGCGATTATTCTTGGGCGAGTAATATCCGATTATTCATGGACGGTTTTTTATAAACATCGAGGTGCCCAGCATCTGTTCTTCGGCAGCATTGTCGTGCTATTTGCTTTTGCATCGATGAATGCTGGCATTTTGCCGGGAATGAATTTCCATATACTGGGTTATACCGCGATTACATTGATGATGGGGTGGCGGCTGGCTTTCGTTGCAAGTGCCTTGGTAGAAGTATTGCTCGTTTTTAGCGGATCTATACATTGGCACGACGTTGGTATTAACTTTTTATTGAGTGCAGCTTTACCGATTTTATTTTCTTATTATTTTTTTAAAATTGTTTATCGGCGCTTAAAGCATAATCCATTTGTCTATATTTTGGTTGCCGGGTTTATTAATGCTGCATTAACTCAGGCTTTGCATGCCGTGGTTTTGAGCGCATGGTTCGGTTGGTATGAAGCCTATGCGTGGAGTAAGATTTGGGATGACTACTGTCGTTACTTGCCATTAATGATGTTCCCCGAAGGTGTTGTAAATGGCATGTTTATTACCGGAATGGTGGTTTTTCATCCTCGCTGGTTAAGTACCTTCGATGAAGATTCCTATTTTAGTTCGTAA
- a CDS encoding ATP-binding protein: protein MNSHRVLARLGWLRLSIALVWLLFISWLSFSGFQMLTGAWTMLAAYLPLLGITLWQIVRGSSGEQALAIHLAIETQLLTGLLYFTGGATNPFISYFLVLMMVAAYSLPLRFAIAFAIVIVVDYSALSQWYQPLMNSTTHGIGSHTLFDWHLAGMWLTFVISTLIMVIFLPTLMRDRQSQQQQIQQLREQQLKNEQLIGIATLAAGTAHEMGTPLMTLHMLLEELTHTPNEPLNPKDLKMMQAQVSTCRQSLQQLAYSGRQAQHSGLHSASAWLKLLLHRWRLSQPNALWEDLGCDTDAVIAASPLLDQALLNLLNNATEAGNLPIQLRTHVRDGFWSLDIVQPDPQAAQHIQEDALFSTMKDQGMGLGLYLSNASVEQFGGEIHLRPLRTGGSFCLLQLPVIQHEEQ from the coding sequence TTGAACTCTCATCGCGTATTAGCTCGTCTTGGCTGGCTGCGGCTCTCAATCGCTCTGGTATGGCTGTTATTCATCAGTTGGTTGAGCTTTTCTGGCTTTCAGATGCTAACCGGTGCATGGACCATGTTGGCAGCTTATTTACCGCTACTGGGGATTACTCTGTGGCAGATAGTACGAGGCTCAAGCGGTGAGCAAGCACTCGCTATACACCTAGCAATAGAAACTCAATTGCTCACCGGATTACTGTATTTTACCGGCGGTGCCACCAACCCTTTTATATCCTATTTTCTAGTGTTAATGATGGTTGCCGCTTATAGCTTGCCACTGCGTTTCGCTATCGCCTTCGCCATAGTAATAGTCGTGGATTACAGCGCACTCAGTCAGTGGTATCAACCACTGATGAACAGCACCACTCACGGTATAGGTAGCCATACTTTGTTCGATTGGCACTTAGCGGGGATGTGGCTAACGTTCGTTATTAGCACTCTTATCATGGTCATCTTCCTGCCCACATTGATGCGCGACCGCCAAAGCCAACAGCAGCAAATTCAACAACTGCGCGAACAACAACTTAAAAACGAACAACTGATTGGTATTGCCACACTAGCGGCAGGAACGGCGCATGAAATGGGCACACCACTAATGACATTGCACATGCTGTTAGAAGAGTTAACTCATACCCCAAATGAACCTCTCAATCCTAAAGACTTAAAGATGATGCAGGCTCAAGTCAGCACCTGTCGCCAATCGTTGCAGCAGCTTGCTTATTCGGGACGCCAAGCACAACACAGCGGACTTCACTCAGCCAGTGCTTGGCTAAAACTGTTATTGCACCGTTGGCGTCTGAGCCAGCCTAACGCGCTTTGGGAAGATTTGGGCTGCGACACGGATGCTGTCATTGCAGCTTCGCCGTTACTTGATCAAGCACTGCTCAATTTACTCAACAATGCGACAGAAGCCGGCAACCTACCGATACAACTACGAACCCATGTTCGTGATGGCTTCTGGTCGTTAGACATTGTTCAGCCTGATCCTCAGGCAGCGCAACACATCCAAGAGGATGCTTTATTCTCGACGATGAAGGATCAAGGTATGGGCTTGGGTCTCTATTTAAGCAATGCCAGCGTCGAGCAGTTTGGTGGAGAAATACATCTTCGCCCATTACGTACCGGTGGTAGTTTTTGTTTACTCCAACTCCCAGTGATACAGCATGAGGAACAATGA
- the argS gene encoding arginine--tRNA ligase, which yields MKPQIAELLSAAIEALKSQNLLPADLEASIQVDNTRDKAHGDLATNLALTLAKPARKSPRDIATALVAALPASELVKKVEIAGPGFINFYLSDASTNTLLRAVLEQKEQYGRSNEGDGRKVQVEFVSANPTGPLHIGHGRGAAVGDCLCRLFEATGWDVTREFYYNDAGAQINNLALSVQARCKGFTPDHESWPEDGYRGEYIVELAKSYMNGDTVEAADQSFTGAKNADDLEAIRHFAVAYLRREQDLDLKAFAVDFDVYFLESSLYSEGKVEAAVNKLIENGYTYEDGGALWLRTTDFGDDKDRVMRKTDGGYTYFVPDVAYHFDKWQRGFVRVVNEQGADHHSTITRVRAGLQALNADIPQGWPDYVLHQMVTVMRGGEEVKISKRAGSYVTLRDLIDEVGRDATRYFLAARKADGQLTFDIDLARSQSSDNPVYYIQYAHARVCSIFRKLAENNWTWDQATGLAALGSLALNSEKDLIVKLGRYPEVVRNAANANEPHQIANYLRDLAGEFHTYYNSEKTLVEEVDVRNARLTLAEGVRQVIANGLDLLGVSAPQEM from the coding sequence ATGAAACCGCAAATTGCCGAGTTATTGTCTGCTGCCATTGAGGCACTGAAATCCCAAAACCTGCTCCCTGCTGATCTGGAAGCTAGCATTCAGGTAGACAACACCCGTGATAAGGCGCATGGCGATCTCGCCACTAACCTTGCGCTGACTTTGGCTAAGCCTGCGCGCAAGAGTCCGCGCGACATTGCCACAGCATTAGTTGCAGCCTTACCCGCTAGTGAATTAGTGAAAAAGGTCGAAATTGCGGGCCCTGGCTTTATCAACTTCTATCTAAGCGATGCTTCAACCAACACCTTGTTACGCGCTGTGCTTGAGCAAAAAGAGCAATACGGGCGCAGTAACGAAGGCGATGGGCGCAAAGTGCAGGTTGAGTTTGTTTCTGCCAACCCAACTGGGCCATTACACATCGGTCATGGTCGTGGTGCAGCGGTAGGCGATTGCTTGTGTCGTTTGTTTGAAGCCACAGGCTGGGACGTTACTCGTGAATTTTATTACAACGATGCTGGCGCACAAATTAATAATCTAGCGCTTTCTGTGCAGGCTCGTTGCAAGGGCTTTACACCAGACCATGAAAGCTGGCCGGAAGATGGTTATCGCGGTGAATACATCGTCGAACTAGCGAAGAGCTATATGAATGGCGATACCGTTGAAGCGGCAGACCAGAGCTTTACCGGTGCAAAAAATGCCGATGATTTAGAGGCTATTCGTCATTTCGCAGTGGCGTATTTACGCCGTGAACAAGATTTGGATTTAAAGGCCTTCGCGGTCGATTTTGATGTGTACTTCCTAGAGTCGTCTTTGTACTCAGAAGGCAAGGTCGAAGCGGCGGTCAATAAGTTAATTGAAAACGGTTACACCTACGAAGACGGCGGAGCCCTATGGTTGCGTACTACTGACTTCGGCGATGATAAAGATCGTGTGATGCGTAAAACGGATGGTGGCTATACTTATTTTGTTCCGGATGTCGCCTATCATTTCGATAAATGGCAGCGTGGTTTTGTCCGTGTCGTGAATGAGCAAGGTGCGGATCACCATAGTACTATTACTCGTGTACGCGCTGGGTTGCAGGCATTAAACGCAGATATTCCGCAAGGCTGGCCCGACTACGTATTGCACCAGATGGTGACGGTTATGCGTGGCGGCGAGGAAGTGAAAATTTCGAAGCGTGCGGGTAGCTACGTTACCTTACGAGACTTGATTGACGAAGTAGGTCGTGATGCCACGCGTTATTTCTTAGCGGCGCGTAAAGCTGATGGTCAATTAACGTTTGATATTGATCTAGCGCGTTCGCAGTCGTCTGATAATCCGGTGTACTACATCCAATATGCCCATGCGCGTGTGTGTTCTATTTTCCGTAAACTGGCAGAAAATAATTGGACGTGGGATCAAGCAACTGGCTTGGCCGCATTGGGTTCTTTGGCGCTGAATTCTGAAAAAGATTTAATCGTAAAATTAGGCCGTTACCCAGAAGTCGTGCGTAACGCTGCTAATGCGAATGAACCGCACCAAATAGCCAACTATTTGCGCGATTTAGCGGGTGAATTCCACACTTATTACAATTCTGAGAAAACCTTAGTGGAAGAGGTGGATGTGCGTAATGCTCGCCTGACATTGGCAGAGGGTGTGCGTCAGGTTATCGCTAATGGTTTAGACTTACTCGGTGTGAGTGCTCCGCAAGAAATGTAA
- a CDS encoding fatty acid desaturase family protein, giving the protein MPRFTLPSMKLRYADALLPSLLLLVYITITYLSGFALMINGHSVVGWLFGILLLAHSMILIAYLIHDLSHQAFFMDRRANEYLGNVLSFLVGASYTPYADLRSKHMRHHVDRADVIAIDYRAFLLRHPLLLRVFQMAEWLYIPAIDILMHGLVIASPFIFKSYKALRTRVLIMLAIRIVLFAILAWTAWQALVGYCLAYVLFIHVLRLMDMHQHTYDVVVGVDEKGHLRPDADYERQNTYSNPLGNSRLINLLVLNFGYHNAHHEKPTAPWYRLPELHRELYGDRPTLNTFPIREVLSNLHRHRVARVIASDTTRMGGETPNFVGLYGVSFLTTI; this is encoded by the coding sequence ATGCCAAGATTCACTCTGCCATCGATGAAACTGCGCTACGCAGATGCTTTACTTCCTAGTCTTCTGTTATTGGTTTATATAACCATCACATATCTTTCCGGCTTTGCCTTGATGATTAACGGCCACTCAGTGGTTGGCTGGTTATTTGGCATTTTGCTGCTCGCACACTCCATGATTTTAATTGCTTATTTGATACATGATCTTAGCCATCAGGCTTTCTTCATGGATCGGCGCGCCAATGAGTATTTAGGAAATGTGCTCAGTTTCTTGGTGGGGGCGAGTTATACCCCGTATGCCGACTTACGCAGTAAGCATATGCGCCACCACGTGGATCGAGCGGATGTTATCGCCATTGATTATCGTGCTTTTTTATTACGCCATCCCTTATTGTTGCGCGTCTTTCAGATGGCCGAGTGGTTGTATATTCCTGCAATTGACATTCTTATGCATGGTTTGGTTATTGCCAGCCCCTTTATTTTTAAATCCTATAAAGCGCTGCGCACGCGGGTGCTTATTATGTTGGCAATTCGGATCGTTCTCTTCGCTATATTGGCTTGGACTGCTTGGCAGGCATTGGTGGGATATTGTTTGGCGTATGTGTTGTTTATACATGTATTGCGATTAATGGATATGCATCAACATACTTACGATGTCGTTGTTGGCGTTGATGAAAAAGGGCATTTACGCCCAGATGCTGACTATGAGCGGCAGAATACCTACTCCAATCCTTTGGGAAACTCACGTTTGATCAATTTATTGGTGTTAAATTTCGGTTATCACAATGCTCATCACGAAAAGCCGACGGCTCCTTGGTATCGATTACCAGAATTACATCGAGAGCTGTATGGTGATAGGCCGACGCTGAACACATTCCCTATTCGCGAAGTGCTGAGTAATTTGCATCGCCATCGAGTCGCGCGCGTGATTGCTAGCGATACCACGAGAATGGGGGGCGAGACGCCTAATTTCGTAGGCTTGTATGGCGTCTCTTTTCTCACCACGATTTAG
- a CDS encoding response regulator transcription factor, whose product MNPSMLVIDDDPHFGQVMVRSLERQNYSAQWIASPDELAHIEQAPDFISLDLRLEHVSGLDIIGKLLERWPSTRIVILTGYASIPTAVEAIKRGAHNYLHKPATLQELLRAFDDTPALDTEQDESVMSVDRIEWEHIQRILNEFEGNISATARALNMHRRTLQRKLQKHAPRN is encoded by the coding sequence ATGAATCCAAGTATGCTGGTAATAGATGATGATCCACATTTTGGCCAAGTGATGGTGCGCAGCCTAGAGCGCCAAAATTACTCTGCACAGTGGATTGCCAGCCCTGACGAGTTAGCACACATTGAACAGGCTCCCGATTTTATTTCCCTCGACCTAAGACTAGAGCATGTATCTGGGCTCGACATTATAGGCAAACTGCTTGAGCGCTGGCCCAGCACTCGTATCGTGATTCTCACCGGTTATGCCAGTATTCCCACGGCGGTGGAAGCCATTAAGCGCGGAGCGCACAATTACCTGCATAAACCAGCCACACTACAAGAACTCTTGCGAGCCTTTGACGACACTCCAGCTCTCGATACCGAGCAAGACGAAAGCGTGATGAGTGTTGATCGTATTGAGTGGGAACACATCCAAAGAATATTAAATGAATTTGAGGGGAATATATCAGCCACTGCTAGGGCGCTGAATATGCATAGAAGAACATTACAGAGGAAACTACAAAAGCACGCCCCTCGTAATTAA